In the Aneurinibacillus soli genome, one interval contains:
- a CDS encoding ABC transporter ATP-binding protein: MITIEQITKKYGPQTALAPLSLSIASGSCVALCGGNGAGKSTLLHIMAGTLHADGGTISGLTRNSTGFMPDAITVPPGVSARRWLCYLADLKGCDRREVDEVLTMTGLAQAADKEPSAFSRGMLQRLLFAQMMLGNPDILLMDEPGNGLDPFWVEEWKQQVLTCREQGKTIVFSSHLLHDVLAVADRIILLHEGQLIADEPAENWKQDTRTPEQRFLDLLRA; encoded by the coding sequence ATGATTACCATTGAACAAATTACGAAAAAATACGGACCTCAGACCGCACTCGCACCCTTGAGCCTGTCGATTGCCTCCGGCTCGTGTGTAGCGCTGTGCGGCGGCAATGGCGCAGGTAAAAGCACCTTGCTTCATATAATGGCAGGTACACTTCACGCAGATGGCGGCACGATTAGCGGGCTTACCCGCAATAGTACCGGCTTTATGCCCGATGCTATTACTGTTCCTCCTGGCGTCAGTGCCCGCCGTTGGCTGTGTTATCTTGCCGACCTGAAAGGATGCGACCGCCGGGAAGTCGATGAGGTGCTCACCATGACAGGACTCGCGCAAGCAGCCGATAAAGAGCCATCTGCCTTTTCACGTGGCATGCTGCAACGCCTGCTGTTCGCTCAGATGATGCTTGGCAATCCGGACATTCTCTTAATGGATGAGCCAGGCAATGGGCTTGATCCGTTCTGGGTGGAAGAGTGGAAACAGCAAGTGCTCACCTGCCGGGAACAAGGTAAAACGATTGTGTTCTCCTCCCACTTGCTGCATGATGTACTCGCTGTAGCAGATCGGATTATTCTGCTGCATGAAGGCCAGCTCATCGCAGACGAACCTGCTGAGAACTGGAAACAAGATACGCGCACACCGGAACAACGTTTTCTCGATCTGCTCCGTGCATAA
- a CDS encoding right-handed parallel beta-helix repeat-containing protein yields the protein MMNGGGCRIRTYWLAILMMCALLAGTPVHVQAAPSLSSMLASAKPGDTLTLPAGTYEGPVRITKSITLLAEPGAVLEGNHEGSVLLIEADNVTVQGLTIRGTGESVADFDAAIKVSGNHAILRNNTIQTDAFGIHFDRSTGSKAESNIIKGRNDIPLPQRGNGIQLTGKGKHVLENNHLYDMQDGVYFDGTYDNIVRNNSVTNSRYGYHVMFSDRNTLEHNQATNSTIGAMVMDGENTRITGNIFSGQRNSEGYALFLYDARGATVTNNQLTRNSIGLALDMTDGVTISNNRIAENAIGVKRVGNVLDTHLTRNIFTGNVRPIGGKANWNADVWSLNKIGNYWDDYSGFDLNGDNIGDSPYRMADGMLKTMDQNPLLAIFYASPLQQLLEQLTGSDGTFDRYPLLLPPATS from the coding sequence ATGATGAACGGAGGGGGATGCCGTATTCGCACCTACTGGCTTGCTATCTTGATGATGTGCGCCCTACTTGCAGGAACGCCTGTACATGTCCAGGCAGCACCATCACTTTCCTCCATGCTTGCATCCGCGAAGCCTGGAGACACACTGACACTTCCCGCTGGCACATATGAAGGACCTGTACGTATCACCAAATCTATCACGCTTCTTGCTGAGCCAGGTGCGGTGCTAGAAGGCAACCATGAGGGAAGCGTACTCCTCATTGAAGCGGATAACGTAACGGTGCAGGGTCTGACCATCCGTGGGACCGGAGAATCAGTAGCCGACTTTGATGCTGCAATCAAAGTCTCCGGCAATCATGCCATCCTGCGTAACAATACAATTCAAACCGATGCGTTTGGGATTCACTTTGATCGTAGCACCGGGTCCAAAGCTGAGTCCAACATCATCAAAGGTCGAAATGACATTCCGCTCCCGCAGCGGGGCAACGGGATTCAGTTGACGGGTAAAGGCAAACATGTACTGGAAAACAACCACTTGTATGACATGCAAGACGGTGTTTATTTTGACGGTACGTATGACAATATCGTCCGCAACAACTCTGTAACAAATTCACGCTACGGCTACCACGTCATGTTTTCCGATCGCAACACACTTGAGCATAATCAGGCAACAAACAGTACGATTGGTGCCATGGTAATGGATGGGGAGAATACACGGATTACAGGTAACATTTTTTCGGGCCAGCGCAACAGCGAAGGATATGCTCTGTTTCTGTATGATGCGCGCGGGGCAACTGTTACCAACAACCAGCTAACTCGCAATTCAATCGGACTTGCTCTTGACATGACCGATGGTGTGACCATCAGCAACAACCGCATCGCAGAGAACGCGATTGGCGTCAAGCGTGTCGGTAACGTACTGGATACCCATCTGACCCGCAATATTTTTACAGGCAATGTGCGTCCAATTGGTGGTAAAGCGAATTGGAATGCGGATGTATGGAGTTTGAATAAAATAGGGAATTACTGGGATGACTACAGCGGATTCGATCTAAATGGAGACAACATCGGAGACAGTCCATACCGCATGGCGGACGGTATGCTGAAGACAATGGATCAGAACCCACTACTGGCAATTTTTTATGCTAGCCCGCTCCAACAATTGCTTGAACAGCTGACCGGGTCCGACGGAACATTCGACCGCTATCCGTTGCTGCTACCACCAGCTACTTCATAA
- a CDS encoding nitrous oxide reductase accessory protein NosL: protein MTKRFWMSILSFCLVVVLAACGQKAEAQPQPIDEKVDTCTQCHMAIKNNGYAAQYVTADGKALKFDDLGCLHKYESEHKEDKIAASFVQDSQSKEWLKLENASYVLASTVPTPMGYGVHAFKDTAASNAFVKEKGTGTVMSYTDLQKYDWKMDKGNMMPMEGMKHGQMKQNEAGQHHMQQGDMNMKTAHQ from the coding sequence ATGACAAAACGATTCTGGATGAGCATTCTTTCTTTCTGCCTGGTAGTTGTCCTGGCAGCCTGCGGCCAAAAAGCAGAAGCACAGCCGCAGCCGATTGACGAAAAAGTGGACACATGCACCCAGTGCCATATGGCGATTAAAAATAATGGCTATGCTGCCCAATACGTAACAGCAGATGGCAAAGCTTTAAAATTCGACGACCTTGGTTGCCTTCACAAGTATGAAAGCGAACATAAAGAAGATAAGATTGCCGCTAGTTTCGTTCAAGACAGCCAGTCTAAAGAATGGCTGAAACTTGAAAATGCATCGTATGTGCTCGCAAGTACCGTTCCAACACCAATGGGCTACGGGGTGCATGCCTTCAAAGACACTGCTGCATCCAATGCTTTTGTAAAAGAAAAAGGGACCGGCACTGTAATGAGTTATACTGATTTACAAAAATATGACTGGAAAATGGACAAAGGCAACATGATGCCGATGGAAGGCATGAAACACGGTCAAATGAAACAAAATGAAGCCGGACAACACCATATGCAGCAAGGCGACATGAACATGAAAACGGCTCATCAATAA
- a CDS encoding pyrimidine-nucleoside phosphorylase, translated as MRMVDIIEKKRDGGELNPEEIEFAISGYTRGDIPDYQMAALTMAIFFRDMSPAERAELTMAMVRSGDQIDLSGIEGIKVDKHSTGGVGDTTTLVLAPLVASVGVPVAKMSGRGLGHTGGTIDKLESIPGFHVEIDNSTFNDLVNRNKVAVVGQSGNLTPADKKLYALRDVTATVNSIPLIASSIMSKKIASGANAIVLDVKTGSGAFMKDIEAARELARAMMEIGNSVGRRTVAILSDMSQPLGYAVGNALEVKEAINTLRGQGPKDLEELCLVLGSEMVYLGGKADSPKAARAMLLESIRSGRALETFRTFICAQGGDPSVVEHPDQLPTAPYQIEIKAQECGDVSSIQADAIGTAAMLLGAGRATKDSVIDLAVGIVLVRKVGDSVERGDTLAVLHSNTKQAEEVVRRVQAAYAISSQKVSAPSLLYKL; from the coding sequence ATGAGGATGGTTGATATCATTGAGAAGAAGCGAGATGGAGGCGAGCTAAATCCAGAAGAGATCGAGTTCGCTATTAGTGGCTATACGCGTGGTGACATACCGGATTATCAGATGGCTGCGCTGACGATGGCGATTTTTTTTCGGGATATGAGTCCGGCAGAGCGCGCGGAACTGACGATGGCGATGGTGCGCTCGGGTGATCAGATTGATCTGTCCGGTATTGAAGGCATTAAAGTTGATAAGCATAGTACGGGTGGAGTCGGGGATACAACCACTCTCGTACTGGCTCCGCTTGTCGCATCTGTCGGTGTTCCGGTCGCAAAAATGTCCGGTCGCGGTCTTGGACATACCGGCGGCACAATTGACAAGCTTGAATCCATTCCAGGTTTTCATGTGGAAATCGATAACTCAACCTTTAACGATCTCGTAAACCGCAACAAAGTCGCAGTCGTCGGGCAGAGTGGGAATTTGACCCCGGCTGATAAAAAACTATATGCACTTCGCGATGTGACGGCAACAGTTAATTCGATTCCACTGATCGCAAGCTCCATTATGAGTAAAAAAATTGCCTCCGGTGCAAATGCGATTGTACTTGATGTAAAAACAGGCAGCGGGGCATTCATGAAGGACATTGAAGCGGCGCGAGAGCTGGCACGTGCGATGATGGAGATCGGTAACAGTGTAGGACGTCGTACGGTAGCGATCCTGTCTGACATGAGCCAGCCGCTTGGTTATGCAGTCGGCAATGCACTGGAAGTAAAAGAAGCGATCAATACGTTGCGTGGCCAGGGACCAAAAGATTTGGAAGAACTTTGTCTTGTACTTGGCAGTGAGATGGTATATCTAGGAGGGAAGGCGGACAGTCCAAAAGCGGCGCGTGCGATGCTTCTGGAATCGATCCGGAGCGGCAGAGCGCTTGAGACATTCCGGACGTTTATTTGTGCACAGGGAGGAGACCCGTCTGTTGTTGAGCATCCAGATCAACTGCCAACGGCCCCTTACCAGATTGAGATCAAAGCACAGGAATGCGGGGATGTCTCATCCATTCAGGCAGACGCAATTGGGACAGCTGCCATGCTTCTAGGAGCGGGACGTGCTACGAAAGACTCTGTGATTGATCTGGCGGTTGGCATCGTGCTGGTAAGAAAAGTTGGGGATTCTGTCGAAAGAGGCGATACACTGGCGGTTCTCCACAGCAATACGAAGCAGGCAGAGGAAGTAGTGCGGCGTGTGCAGGCGGCGTATGCGATTAGCTCGCAAAAAGTGTCTGCGCCTTCACTGTTGTACAAGTTGTGA
- a CDS encoding NAD(P)H-dependent flavin oxidoreductase, with product MTAPVPVMQGGMGVKISLSNLAAAVANAGGIGIISGTGIPIEEMRAHIRRARELTNGKGYIGVNVLFAMNHFPETIKAAMEEKVDFVISGAGFSRDMYAWGREYGVPVISIVSSAKLAKLAERLGAAAIVVEGFEAGGHLGTDRPLFDILPEVIEAVNVPVIAAGGIMTGYDIDRALRMGAAGVQMGTRFVASVECDAPDVFKQKYVETTEDTEVVLVKTTVGLHGRAIRNAFTDSISGDNKLKIDKCHDCLKHCSYRFCTLDSLLRSVEGDVDTGLVFSGARVQEIKEILPVQTIINNLVREYEDAQQQQEIAVNN from the coding sequence ATGACAGCGCCGGTTCCGGTTATGCAGGGAGGCATGGGGGTTAAGATCTCGCTGAGTAATCTGGCCGCTGCCGTAGCGAATGCGGGAGGAATCGGAATTATTTCTGGAACCGGCATTCCAATCGAGGAAATGAGAGCCCATATCCGCCGTGCACGTGAATTGACAAATGGAAAGGGATACATTGGCGTTAACGTTCTGTTTGCGATGAATCATTTTCCGGAAACAATTAAAGCCGCAATGGAAGAAAAAGTGGATTTCGTTATTTCCGGCGCTGGTTTTTCTCGTGATATGTATGCCTGGGGCCGTGAATATGGCGTCCCGGTTATCTCGATTGTATCATCGGCGAAGCTCGCGAAATTAGCAGAACGGCTCGGTGCTGCTGCCATTGTAGTCGAAGGCTTTGAAGCGGGTGGACACTTGGGGACAGACCGTCCGCTGTTTGACATTCTTCCAGAAGTTATTGAAGCGGTTAACGTTCCGGTTATTGCGGCGGGTGGAATTATGACAGGCTATGATATTGACCGAGCTCTTCGTATGGGAGCTGCCGGTGTACAGATGGGCACCCGTTTTGTAGCAAGCGTAGAATGTGATGCGCCAGATGTATTTAAGCAGAAATACGTTGAAACAACAGAAGATACTGAAGTTGTGCTTGTAAAAACAACCGTGGGTCTGCATGGCCGTGCGATTCGTAATGCATTTACGGATTCGATTAGCGGGGATAACAAGCTCAAAATTGATAAATGTCATGACTGTTTGAAACATTGTTCGTATCGCTTTTGTACACTCGATTCCTTGCTGAGATCTGTTGAAGGCGATGTAGATACCGGACTTGTATTCTCGGGTGCTCGTGTGCAAGAGATTAAGGAAATTCTTCCGGTGCAGACGATTATCAATAACTTAGTGCGGGAATATGAAGACGCACAGCAACAACAGGAAATTGCGGTGAATAATTAG
- the yunB gene encoding sporulation protein YunB gives MKRRKNRSVRAPIPSRYMFLISLVIFLGLSIQTFYYIEKNLEPVIRDIARARVEQMATKTLHDAISEKIVKETNFKELVQVQKDKNGKVQVASFDYDRYAHIVASVTENVEHTLEKLEQAPEKIPLGQALRSNLLAQYGPDIPITLVPYGSAHVELKPEVKEAGINMVLVTVYVVVHTKIKIVIPFTTEPASITMEIPISNALIVGDVPQFYYDGNGRAVGSEVPGAVPPAIPPVQMNVENKRN, from the coding sequence ATGAAGCGACGAAAAAATCGTTCGGTACGTGCGCCAATACCATCACGCTATATGTTTCTCATCTCTCTTGTTATTTTTCTCGGATTATCGATTCAGACATTCTATTATATTGAGAAGAATCTTGAACCGGTCATTCGGGATATCGCCCGTGCTCGTGTCGAACAGATGGCGACGAAAACACTTCATGATGCGATTAGTGAGAAAATCGTAAAAGAGACGAATTTTAAAGAGCTTGTTCAGGTGCAAAAAGATAAAAACGGAAAGGTTCAAGTGGCGTCATTTGATTATGACCGTTATGCACATATTGTAGCCAGTGTAACAGAAAATGTTGAGCATACGTTAGAGAAATTAGAACAAGCGCCAGAAAAAATCCCGCTTGGGCAAGCGTTGCGCAGTAACCTGCTTGCCCAGTACGGACCAGACATCCCGATTACGCTTGTTCCATATGGAAGCGCTCACGTCGAGTTGAAGCCGGAAGTAAAAGAAGCGGGAATTAATATGGTACTGGTTACGGTTTACGTCGTCGTGCATACGAAAATTAAAATTGTCATTCCGTTTACGACAGAACCCGCCTCGATTACGATGGAAATCCCGATCTCGAATGCATTGATTGTGGGGGATGTCCCGCAATTTTATTATGATGGGAACGGTAGAGCTGTTGGAAGTGAAGTGCCGGGAGCGGTTCCGCCTGCTATTCCGCCTGTTCAAATGAATGTTGAAAATAAGCGAAATTAA
- a CDS encoding ABC transporter permease, with product MKNPSVFRQLAAVAAYELRTLLHSRWLAAFAVLFALLNMFMLIWEARLMPAGGDASGFTRQAASQMNLMLQLAPLMSLTIASLSLASERNDGMTGLLRTYPLPPACYILGKFFGLFGAFLLTLLVGFGIAQLLGLFLLPGATISHTLPLLAMGIALCGICSAIGLWIGGRVQSRLGAVAASLLIWFVSVYVYSMVLLAVLPFAPTSAQQSVLAGALVLNPVEAVRIASVFWRGDGYIYGPAFYYWEQWFNSAAGIATATTIILLYIATPLHFATARIRRGRG from the coding sequence ATGAAGAACCCTAGCGTTTTTCGACAACTGGCAGCCGTTGCTGCTTATGAACTGCGAACCTTGCTGCACAGCCGCTGGCTGGCAGCATTCGCTGTTTTGTTCGCCCTGCTGAACATGTTCATGCTGATCTGGGAGGCTCGTCTGATGCCTGCTGGTGGTGATGCGTCCGGCTTCACCCGTCAAGCGGCGTCCCAGATGAATCTCATGCTCCAGCTTGCACCACTTATGAGTCTCACCATTGCGTCTCTTTCACTTGCATCAGAACGAAACGATGGCATGACCGGGCTCTTGCGCACGTATCCATTGCCACCGGCCTGCTATATCCTTGGCAAATTCTTCGGACTATTCGGTGCTTTCCTGCTGACATTACTCGTCGGTTTTGGTATTGCTCAACTTCTCGGCCTATTTCTTCTGCCGGGAGCTACGATCTCTCACACGCTCCCGCTACTTGCTATGGGGATTGCACTGTGCGGCATATGCAGCGCGATTGGTCTATGGATCGGGGGACGGGTCCAGAGTCGGCTTGGTGCCGTTGCGGCTAGCCTGCTGATCTGGTTTGTTTCGGTTTATGTATACAGCATGGTTCTGCTTGCCGTCCTGCCTTTTGCCCCAACTTCGGCGCAGCAGTCGGTTCTGGCTGGTGCACTTGTGCTGAATCCCGTGGAAGCTGTCCGAATCGCTTCCGTATTCTGGCGAGGGGATGGCTATATTTATGGCCCTGCCTTCTACTACTGGGAACAGTGGTTTAACTCCGCTGCGGGAATTGCGACAGCAACCACCATTATACTTCTGTATATAGCTACTCCGCTTCATTTTGCAACAGCACGCATACGACGCGGGAGAGGATGA